The Entelurus aequoreus isolate RoL-2023_Sb linkage group LG08, RoL_Eaeq_v1.1, whole genome shotgun sequence genome segment tactttattatctaaaagttagttttccttttaaaaaggcttgtgacatgttaaaattgtgctgttttggcttGCCGGGCACCAATtacatttcaatgggagacattgaTTCAAGATACAAGTGCTTTGAGTTAagcgctccgtcacagaaccagtgAAGCTTGTAAGTCGAGGTCCTACTGTGTTTGATGTTAACGCTGACCGTGCAGTTTGCTCAGTGGCATTACATAGGTTCTACTGCTGCTGTGCAATGCACTTATTAACACATGACAATGTGGTCAAGCAGAGCGCCCATCCAAAAGGAACGGCAAGCTTTGGTACCTTGTGACCAATCTGTTCGCCATGCAGGAGGACTCTTGAGGCATCAATCCCATCGTAACGCCTATCTGAGGGGGGCGTCACCTCCGCCAGGGATAAAAGAGTTGGGAAGATGTCCATACCACTGGGAGAAAgtacgatttttttttaaattatgggaTCAATTATGTTCCACTAACAGCGAGGGAGTATGCATGGAAAGTAAATACACTAAGTATCAATGTTCAAACACAACAAGCATAGCATCTCCAAGTATCAATATAGTATTAGAAAAATAGCCATAAGGCAACAAACCTAAGCAGGACAGAGCTGGTGGAGTTTGCTGGGATCACACCAGGCCAGTAGGCCACTGTTGGGACCCTGTGGCCTCCTTCCCACGTGGTTCTCTTAGCTGAGCCCCCACCTCACATGAAATCAAGAGATGTTCCAAAGTCACCTTTCGAACTATGTGTTACACTTTAGTTCACCAGCGCTACAAAATAATTTCCATTATTATTTCATGCTTGTTTCATTTGAATTTCCTTTGGGCAATAAGGCTGCCTAGCAACAGGTGCCATAACCACTggaattaggattttttttttttttaaacattgtttttttgctATGTAGTCTACCTTGGTGTGCTACCCGTTTTATTCATATAAAAATGTATCCATCATGGAATGCTGACAAAAAAAgtagtatatgttttttttaccttcataACAAACATAAAAACCTTGTGTACTGCTAGAAAGTGTGATTTTTTTCTTAAGACATTATACCTCTTTTTGTCTGCCACGTCCCTTTGAATGGACCAGGACTTCCTGCATACTTGCACTTCTGCTCCCAAGGACCATTATCGCCTAAAAATGTGCACATCATGGCAACACTCCGGATGTAAACACAGATGTAATCAGTCAGCGTAGGAGACATACCAGTGAACCAGATAAACGTATCGCCAGCATATGAAGCACTTTTGATGGCCCCTACAAGGTCATCCATTTCTCTCAGGCTCGCGGCGTACACTTGGCGGTCAGGTGGGGGATGCCCTGTACTGGTTTCAGGAGGAACAGATTGTGGTGCCAAGGGTACATGCATGTGAGATAGTGCAATGTACAGGAAGTAGGGCTGTCCTCGCTCTCTGCAGgtacacaaaaaaatacattgtgtTTGAGGTCTACAGAGACGCTCCCATTAAATGCATtaggtcgggggtcagcaacccgcggctctcgagccacctgaggctctttagcgccgccctagtggctccctgggattttttttaaaaaggattgaaaatggaaaaagatgggggaaaaataatttttttgttttagtatgttttttgtttgaggacaaacatgacacaaaccttcccaattgttagaaagcccactgtttaatatgtttgtgtgtatgcttcactgatgagagtatttggtgaacatcgttttgtcctactatattcggcggttcttgaactcaccatagtgtggactgtgacgtttgtttacatgtaaaatcttccactcctttgtctcattttgtccaccaaaactttcatgctgtgtgtgaatgcacaaacttctttgtctcattttgtccaccaaaacgtTCATGCTGTGCGTCaatgcacaaatgtgagctttgtttatgttattgacttgttggagtgctaatcaggctagTTAGcctagctgtatgtatatattgcatcattatgcctcatttgtaggtatatttgagctcatttaatttcctttacttgtatcctctttgttattaatttagttttgcatgtctcatgacacattatctctatgtaatattggctgcatttcagatagttgtttgtgtgccatgttgttccagaccacagcaaacgttacctagcttgccaaagattgtaataaatccattaaaagaagacggcatgcagtttcctttaacttggacacacatccaTACTTttggagttatctcaccttctaagtAGCCTCTTATTTACCAACGGTTTCTaatgttataaaaatgtgtagaataaatattacatttcaacatttctgtcaacgaaggtttgcttcagcctgcgacacagtcattttgatagtaggctattatagccaatatagacacttacgtcatgtgttgccttcattataagacggcttttcattttttgcggttccagacagattttttatttttggtccaacattgctctttcaacgttttgggttgccgacctctgcatTAGGTAAACACATTAGACAGATGCTTCATTAAGTACACATTCAACACAAGAGCCGCCGAAATTCCTGATTACGGACAAAAAATATCTCTGTTTTGATTGTATTCGTAGTATTTACACTAAATTACACTGAGAGGTGCCAGTCACTCTCACGAAGGACCAAAATATTAGAGACACctttaaatatgatgtaatgcagtTCTACCCTACTGCAAacactgttaaaaaaagaaatgcaAAGCAATAGACTAGCACAAGGTATCCTtttagtagatggcagtcaaacataagagaagtgtaggctgcactatgactcaagtaaacaacaccaacattttgtatgttccattgaaaatatagaacattacacacggcgctcaaaaacctatcaaaatgttttagtatgactttggtaagctatgaagccgcaccatttGATgttcttcaacatacgagtattattatggtgtgtgtataaagtaaaacattatctggtgttttgtttcacaatattatgcaaaagcaacttttcttaccttatggtacctgctaatttgtatttgggatctgcataagtcctgaaaaattgcgcccgtccacctttgtagtttgtgccgacaccgtagttgatacgcttcttctttttctctatcttcttgttatgggacattcatcctccgctgttgccatttctaatataaagtagtgtaaagttcttacttatatctgtcagtaaactcgccatgaaagcgctaaaacataccggtgtagtgactttacattattcacccaaggagctttagttattagagagttccggtgggacggtttttcacgggacacatttccggtgtggtagtagtgtaaagttcttacttatatctgtcagtaaactcgccatgaaagcgctaaaacataccggtgtagtgactttacattattcacccaaggagctttagttattagagagttccggtgggacggtttttcacgggacacatttccggtgtggtagtagtgtaaagttcttacttatatctgtcagtaaactcgccatgaaagcgctaaaacataccggtatagtgactttacattattcacccaaggagctttagttattagagagttccggtcggacggtttttcacgggacacatttccggtgtggttgtttccggatgagaagatgctgctccgttatggaTTTAAGTAAAGTGCaaacacagttaaaaaaaaagaaatgcaaaGCAATAGACCAGCACAAGGTATCCTTTTAGGCAGCTTCTGGATTCGTCTCATGATTTCCAGTGCAAAAATTATCTCGTTTGACGTGTACCTGCTCGCCACTCTGACATACCGCAATACAATTTGTTGGTCATTTAATAGTCCCTTTTTAAAGCGGTGTCCTGTAGCATGCATGAAGAATGTTGGCTCTCTGGAAGCCTGCATGTGTGTGGCCTAGTCAGCACAGCACATGACTTGATTGATAGTCAGCCGCTACTCCTTCACATGACCCTCAACTATAGCATGTTTCTCTCACACAGCTGCAAACAGCAGGGTTCACCCTCCTACGCAACCCCTCTACACACAGTACACTTTACTCTCAACTTTAGCAAaacacagtatgtacagtatgtgttgctCAAGTTGAGGACACTTATCATTACAGTCACGGACATGGAGGATTATAGCAGTTTTGCTCAGCCTCATGATAATTTCCACACCCACATCGTACCTCACGTTGTGCATAATCTTGAGTGCAGCAGACTGGTACTGTTCAGTAAGCGTCCATAAGTTGAGGGGCTGCTCCACGATGGTGCGGTTTTCAATCAAAGGAAGACCCACATTGGAAAAACAGCCAGATCTAAAACATGCAGGATACTGTAAATAACACCTTCTAGGATCTACTGTATGCAAACCATGATTACAAACATTAACAACTGTGGCTGTGGGCAAGTTGGAAGTACCTACATTTTAAGCATCATGAATAGTTAGCGTCCATGTAAATGAGAATCCCTAATTATCCTAGGAAAagtcccatattttgaaatgcaaatcatTACCGCTATTACAGCATCGAttatgttgctgctgtgttgtgtaATATGCTTTTTCATAAatgatcaggaaaaaaaaaaaaaagagctatgTTTTCCTTTCCACTTTCTCGTGCACCCCGAATCATTAGTAAAGTTGAAAAAATAAGAGGTAATAAGATGTTATGTTGTAAAAGCTTTTTGtttccaaaatgtaaaaaaaagaagaaaaaacatactgtacaacagcataaagttaagttaaagttaaagtaccaatgattgtcacacacacactaggtgcggcaaaattattctctgcatttgacccatcacccttgatcaccccctgggaggtgaggggagcagtgggcagcagcggtggccgcgcccgggaatcatttttggtaatttaacccccaattccaacccttgatgctgggtgccaagcagggaggtaatgggtcccatttttatagtgttacctcaacttaagagtgccccacCTTAAAAGTGTTGGGAGATAAAAGCTGTCTCTGGCCTAATGGTATGCTTTAAGTTACAAGTAAAAAACTGAAACAATGGCGTAGCTAATGTTACAATGCCCAAAACATCCTGTCTTACTCGCTGGCATTAGCATATATAGCTGGAGATCGACTTAACTTGGTTTTCCAACCAAGAGAAGGAAGAAAGTccgtgtgaaggacagtgccgaGAAGaacaagtggatgatattcactgaatttaagaaataaatcatcatagAAATGGCCGAAGTAgttggagcgtatcactgctaatctgcaccatactgaagcaaaatGAGTCGATAAAGCCAACTAAgactgttaaaataatatctaaacggcaaagatttatcaatgaaaataaagaaaagctgTTGATGGTGTATGACGGAGAAGCAgatggaaggagataccgtagaagtccactctccaaagtaaatgctgtacattattattacattacttcataaactaCTGTAGTATTTAGTAGTACAttccattgtattgtttttatacaatatctaTCATCAAAAAATGTGGttatatttttaaaaggcatgttaaaatGTGTGCtgttttcaattcatttcaatgggtgaCGTTGAACCAATAAGGCTTGTAAGTTGTGTTACTACTctatttttaattatttcctgCTTCCAAATAACGCCCCGTCTTCTTGGCAGTTCAGACAAATAAACGCCCTGTCTACAAATAGAGCACAGTCACATGCAAGCATCACAATATGTTAAGTTAAAGACACAACAACGGTGCAGCAAAACTGGCTTTTTACAACAATGAAGTAACATTTTGACCGGAAAATTAAGTCAGTCAAAAAGTACACAGGTTTACTATCAATTCAACTGGGTTGAAATGCATGTTGCTTGTGATACACACTTCCATTTGCATGTAGAAGTAACTTTTCGGGATTTATAAATAGGATGCATGTCTAAAATAAGCAAAAACTATTCAAATCACGTCATATAAGCAAAAAGGTTGAATAATGAATATAAATCTAGCCCCACCCACCTTAAAATGTGCGATCCAGACGAGTCACAGGGGGGACACTGTGGAAGATTATATCCAGGTACATCTGTACAACCCATGTCGTTGCTGTATGGGACCCCCAGGTAATAGTCAAAACCTGTCCAAGAGACAATAAAAGAACAAATCTGAATCTTTCTTAAAGGAACCATGCACTTAATTTGTTTGTCTTTCATGCGTAATGAAATAAAATGCATCTATAAGAATATTACCTTTTAAAATCCTCAAATAATTTCTTACTTTGACATCAGCTTGTACCAAATTAAAAAGTATTATAGTTTGTACTAGTTTAGCTCATCAATATACGTCTGTTGTTGGTTGATTTCTCATTTGAAAGTACTTACTTAGACCTTAACGGTTTATTAATAAGGTGTTTATATTTATATGCTACTCCAAAGCAGAGACACTGCAAACACAGCATGGATTTAAAAAGAGTAGCAGCAGGGGGGTGGACTGAGTGGACAGTGGGTGAGAAGTCAAAAGATACACTGCCAGAAGGACCCAATGACGTCAGAACCCTAAACCGGTGGAAAATTCTGTACAATTGTTTTAATCTGAGGGTGACTGCCATGTTTTCTTGTTATTGACGCTCTATATCAGGAGTATCAAACTAGTTTTTtgctgagggccacatcgcattcATAGCTGcccttagagggccgcttgtaacatctAAGATATGAATATGAATGTAAAACGATTCGCTTAATGATAGTACATCATTGcccatgcatttgattatttgatgtatttttttacgTGCACTGTGAAAAAAATCTTTAGATTTTactgttaaattttttttttaaaaacaggcagcttagttgccagaattttaccccaaaaatggtggtgggtttttttttcacaGCATTTTAATGTAAGTGGAATGAAAAAAAAGGTACCACTAGTCcatggttttatttatttttagctatttacagacagacataattttgtattacattgtttattttgttaatatcatagtccgttctgcaaaaaggttatccctagaagcacacagcttatggttgtttttatactgtattattgtaaatggaaaagcggtaccaaagttgatttaatGGTAAAAAtcttggcagctcagtcgccccaAATCTGTTGTGATTTTtagtttacaattatttttattattttgaaatCAGAGGTCAATCAGATATTTATGGGATTTTTatggcatacacacacacacacatatatatacatatatacatatatatatatatatatatatatatatatatatatatatatatatatatatatatatatatatatatatatatatatatatatatgggataggctccagccaccccagtCACcgcgacagggacaagcggtagaaaatggatggctggattatcttcattttaacaaaaacattttttgggaacatatgataatattaaagtttaaaagatatacAATTGCATGCAGcacatggatttttaaaaaattaaaacaacaacTACATTGTTCTACTGTTCAAAATCAAATGTTACAaagacatataccgtattttccggactataaggcgcactcaaaatcgtgttgtttttttttgcaaaacttgacagtgcgccttataacccgttgtgcctaatgtacggaacaattctggttttgcttactgacctcaaagcaattttatttggtacatggtgtaatgataagtgtgaccagtaaatggtagtcaaacataagagatatgtgtagactgcactatgatggcaatatgactgaagtaaacaccaacattttatatgttccattgaaaatatagaacattacacacggcgctcaaaaatctatcaaaatgttttagtacgactttggtaagctatgaagccgcaccacttcatgtgcttcaacatacaagtattattatagtgtgtgtataaggtaagacattatctggtgttttgtttcgcaatattatgcataaGCAGCTTTTCTTACCTTGTAGTCAGTGTTGACACCGTAGTAGAtaatcttatttttctctatcttcttgttatgggactgttgccatttctaatataaagtagtgtaaagttcttacttatatctgtcagtaaactcgccatgaacgcgccaaaacataccggtgtagtgactttacattattcacccaaggaactttagttattagagagttccggtcggacggtttttcacgagacacatttcccTGCAGATGAGATGCTGCTCCTTTATTGATttaagtcaagtctgaatgtcattaaaacagttcgctccatcttttgacacttcttccactcccgtccttgcacgctacattgctacaacaaagatgccggggaaaagacgctgccgaaggtgagccacgtaaataagaccgcccaaaaaacggcgcatccggaagagactgtcagaaagcggcttgaagatgatctgtaaaacataacctatgcaacattttgaccaaagaaccaccattacatgttatgtagaccacaaggaagtgttttccattcaggaaaaaaataatgtgactcctttaatgcaccctataatccagtgcaccttttatatgaaaaaagatctaaaagagcattcatcggcagtgctccttataatccggtgcgccctaggtCTGGAATATACGTAGTAAGAAAGGATAACATACTTCATTAACGCAtactatttccaggcttttgcgggccatatagaTTGAAGTGGGGggcccacatctggcccccgggctttgagtttgacacgttttatattttaattccaACCTTGCACCGTTGCTACCTGGTTAGGTCTAAGTCCTCGTCACCTCTTTGTGTGGGACCATATGGTCCATTGTGGCCCAGATGCCATTTCCCGATCATAGCGGTGTAGTAACCCGCCTCCCGCAGCAGCTGTGGCAGCGTGACTTCAGACAGAGGCAGTCCGCCCACGGAGCCCACGGCAAAATTGTGAGTGACCCCGTTCCTGAGTCCATAGCGGCCTGTCAGGATGGAGGCGCGGGATGGGGAGCAGGTCGAGGCCGGAGAGTGGAAGTCTAACAATCTGCAATGAATAAAGACGACAGGGGGATACATATTGCTATTGAGCCACTTCATTAGGAACACCAACACAATGACGACTCAATGAAGAGGAGCAATGATTACGCAATACCTCAGTCCTTGCTGGGCCATCAGGTTGAGATTGGGTGTGTTGTTTGTCCCCTTTTCAGGCTGGTTGATGTCCAAGTCACCCCATCCTATATCATCAGCAAGTATGACGATGAAGTTGGGCTTTTTATTGGGCTTTTTAGCCCCAGCTCCGTGCTCAGACGCTCGGTGGAAGCACAGGGCGCACAGCAGTATCCCACACACGAGCGGCGGCGTGAATCCCTCTAGCATTTTGTGCAGAAACCTGGAGAAAATATAATTTGGGGGGTGAGGATGGGGAGGTGTGTGActgtacagcagtgtttttcaacctttttggagccagggcacatttttgttcattgaaaaaaatgcggaggcacaccaccagcacaaaacaataaaaatgtaaactcggtagttgatattgacagtaaaaagtcatttttgcaattgttgggtatgaattcaaaccataaccaagcaagcatcaccatagctcttgtctcaaagtaggtgtactgtcatgaccagtCACATTACGCCgtaacttatttggagttttttttggtgttttcctgtgtgtagtgtcttgcactcctatttatgtggcttttcctgttttgttggtattttcctgtagcagtttcatgtcttcctttgagcgctattccccgcatctgctttgttttagcaatcaagactatttcagttgtcgctatccttctttgtggggacattgttgattgtcatgtcatgtacggatgtactttgtggacgccatctgctccacacgctgtaagtctttgctgtcgtccagcattctgtttttgtttactttgtagccaattcagttttagtttcgttttccatagccatccctaagcttcaatgcctttttaggggcactcgccttttgtttattttttggtttacgcATTAGATA includes the following:
- the arsg gene encoding arylsulfatase G isoform X2, coding for MLEGFTPPLVCGILLCALCFHRASEHGAGAKKPNKKPNFIVILADDIGWGDLDINQPEKGTNNTPNLNLMAQQGLRLLDFHSPASTCSPSRASILTGRYGLRNGVTHNFAVGSVGGLPLSEVTLPQLLREAGYYTAMIGKWHLGHNGPYGPTQRGFDYYLGVPYSNDMGCTDVPGYNLPQCPPCDSSGSHILRSGCFSNVGLPLIENRTIVEQPLNLWTLTEQYQSAALKIMHNVRERGQPYFLYIALSHMHVPLAPQSVPPETSTGHPPPDRQVYAASLREMDDLVGAIKSASYAGDTFIWFTGDNGPWEQKCKYAGSPGPFKGTWQTKRGGGSAKRTTWEGGHRVPTVAYWPGVIPANSTSSVLLSGMDIFPTLLSLAEVTPPSDRRYDGIDASRVLLHGEQIGHKVLFHPNSGAAGRFGDLQAVRAGKYKAFYMTGAAEACGGDMGIQELHNPPLIFDLEHDEGEATPLKVDTCEHQEVTERVAVWREELLWDVATDQSVSAADYSSDDAAVPCCDLARPVCRCPTQG
- the arsg gene encoding arylsulfatase G isoform X3, which gives rise to MLGWCRRAVRRSERLTQCCQRGTNVTPISARPRCVFLHKMLEGFTPPLVCGILLCALCFHRASEHGAGAKKPNKKPNFIVILADDIGWGDLDINQPEKGTNNTPNLNLMAQQGLRLLDFHSPASTCSPSRASILTGRYGLRNGVTHNFAVGSVGGLPLSEVTLPQLLREAGYYTAMIGKWHLGHNGPYGPTQRGFDYYLGVPYSNDMGCTDVPGYNLPQCPPCDSSGSHILRSGCFSNVGLPLIENRTIVEQPLNLWTLTEQYQSAALKIMHNVRERGQPYFLYIALSHMHVPLAPQSVPPETSTGHPPPDRQVYAASLREMDDLVGAIKSASYAGDTFIWFTGDNGPWEQKCKYAGSPGPFKGTWQTKRGGGSAKRTTWEGGHRVPTVAYWPGVIPANSTSSVLLSGMDIFPTLLSLAEVTPPSDRRYDGIDASRVLLHGEQIGHKWCCWAFWRLAGSASWEIQSFLHDRCS
- the arsg gene encoding arylsulfatase G isoform X1, coding for MLGWCRRAVRRSERLTQCCQRGTNVTPISARPRCVFLHKMLEGFTPPLVCGILLCALCFHRASEHGAGAKKPNKKPNFIVILADDIGWGDLDINQPEKGTNNTPNLNLMAQQGLRLLDFHSPASTCSPSRASILTGRYGLRNGVTHNFAVGSVGGLPLSEVTLPQLLREAGYYTAMIGKWHLGHNGPYGPTQRGFDYYLGVPYSNDMGCTDVPGYNLPQCPPCDSSGSHILRSGCFSNVGLPLIENRTIVEQPLNLWTLTEQYQSAALKIMHNVRERGQPYFLYIALSHMHVPLAPQSVPPETSTGHPPPDRQVYAASLREMDDLVGAIKSASYAGDTFIWFTGDNGPWEQKCKYAGSPGPFKGTWQTKRGGGSAKRTTWEGGHRVPTVAYWPGVIPANSTSSVLLSGMDIFPTLLSLAEVTPPSDRRYDGIDASRVLLHGEQIGHKVLFHPNSGAAGRFGDLQAVRAGKYKAFYMTGAAEACGGDMGIQELHNPPLIFDLEHDEGEATPLKVDTCEHQEVTERVAVWREELLWDVATDQSVSAADYSSDDAAVPCCDLARPVCRCPTQG